In Musa acuminata AAA Group cultivar baxijiao chromosome BXJ2-3, Cavendish_Baxijiao_AAA, whole genome shotgun sequence, the following proteins share a genomic window:
- the LOC103978590 gene encoding uncharacterized protein LOC103978590 isoform X2, with amino-acid sequence MGIIRSSFSFLLGVGCGVYIAQNYEVPNIKKLVSTWMLKTKDIEETYRKPKKDED; translated from the coding sequence ATGGGAATAATTAGGAGCAGTTTCTCGTTTTTGCTAGGAGTCGGCTGTGGTGTTTACATTGCTCAGAACTACGAGGTTCCAAACATAAAGAAGCTTGTGAGTACATGGATGTTGAAGACGAAGGACATCGAAGAGACTTATCGAAAGCCCAAGAAAGATGAAGACTAG
- the LOC103978590 gene encoding protein REVEILLE 8 isoform X1 yields MAVHRILSLRLLSYLCFPLLLGFRFYRCFTYPTESANRSTPSSSRPAAGVDRTTKKLRKPYTITKSRDRWTAEEHERFLDALLLFGRDWKKIEEFVGTKTTIQIRSHAQKYFLKVQKIGLAAHVPPPHPKRKMAHPTQQITPNNEIVSVDCLYASSRILPACSVWDNTSNDINYTSSEATSLPACYTIRPDIEGDSGIFGKTSIYSQNIDWSGNLSGSLLTHRATKQRNPHPDFAQVYTFIGSMFDPNITWRAEHFFEKLQDVDPVTAKIILILMRNLAVNLTSPSLEPLIRWLGRYDVNTRKVAAIGGTAAFADI; encoded by the exons ATGGCGGTCCACCGGATTCTTAGCCTCCGGCTTCTTTCCTACCTCTGCTTCCCTCTCCTACTCGGCTTCCGGTTCTACCGATGTTTTACGTACCCGACGGAGAGCGCGAACCGCTCGACCCCGTCGTCGTCCCGCCCCGCGGCGGGCGTAGACCGGACCACCAAGAAACTGCGGAAGCCCTACACCATCACCAAGTCGAGGGACAGGTggacggccgaggagcacgagagGTTTCTCGATGCTCTCCTGCT GTTTGGTCGTGATTGGAAGAAAATTGAAGAATTTGTGGGTACCAAGACAACTATTCAG ATTCGCAGTCATGCTCAGAAGTACTTTCTAAAGGTACAGAAGATTGGGTTAGCTGCTCATGTGCCACCTCCTCATCCTAAACGCAAAATGGCTCATCCAACCCAGCAAATCACCCCCAACAATG AGATAGTATCTGTGGATTGCCTTTATGCATCTTCTCGAATTCTTCCTGCATGCTCTGTCTGGGATAATACCTCAAATGATATAAATTACACATCCAGTGAAGCAACATCTCTACCTGCTTGCTATACCATCCGTCCTGATATTGAAG GTGACAGTGGAATATTTGGCAAAACAAGCATATATAGTCAAAACATTGATTGGAGTGGCAATTTAAGTGGATCTTTGTTAACTCATCGGGCAACAAAACAAAGAAACCCACATCCAG ACTTTGCTCAAGTGTATACCTTCATTGGAAGTATGTTTGATCCGAACATTACATGGAGAGCGGAACATTTCTTTGAAAAGTTACAAGATGTCGATCCAGTTACTGCTAAAATT ATTCTGATACTAATGAGGAATCTTGCTGTAAATCTGACTAGCCCTAGTCTTGAACCTCTG ATAAGGTGGCTGGGCAGGTATGACGTGAACACAAGAAAAGTGGCAGCCATCGGCGGAACTGCTGCTTTTGCAGATATATAA